A DNA window from Drosophila pseudoobscura strain MV-25-SWS-2005 chromosome 2, UCI_Dpse_MV25, whole genome shotgun sequence contains the following coding sequences:
- the sqz gene encoding zinc finger protein squeeze: MAELPTAPNGVSSGDYLHRSIDQLRSLTHLTTADLRTAQLVHDYKPFNINEFRQNVVERLDYSLKNGLVHHQQQQQQQQQQEMLQQQQQHQAHQEQQQQQQQQQQQHHHQQQQHHLKSSYSAPSSPPTPHEQQEQKYDPNRSPPRPLMSSGSNASSPEDDRRGSGGGPGGGGGGDGDQSKPYKCASCSKSFANSSYLSQHTRIHLGIKPYRCEICQRKFTQLSHLQQHIRTHTGDKPYKCRHAGCPKAFSQLSNLQSHSRCHQTDKPFKCNSCYKCFADEMTLLEHIPKHKDSKHLKTHICNLCGKSYTQETYLQKHLQKHAEKAEKQQQRHSSQVAAVQQHVPSGGIGLNLQRQAMNDVNAAYWAKMGADSAAASLAEAIQQQLPQTNGQTYANFATLQQHQQQQQQQQQDMLQQHHQRLADTPGHSHSPHEDPAGEDLVLRQTTPQHHLQQQQQQQQPSPGPGSSAFTPLSATVPPSHLQQHRGAPAATAAYLYQQNAAAAAAAFPTQLISLHQIRNYAHQPGAAGLIAGDHLTLGLSAVQAAKEKAQ; the protein is encoded by the exons ATGGCCGAATTGCCGACGGCGCCGAACGGCGTCTCGAGCGGTGACTATCTCCATCGATCTATTGACCAGCTGCGATCCCTCACGCACCTGACCACAGCGGATCTGCGCACCGCACAACTGGTCCATGACTACAAGCCATTCAACATCAATGAGTTTCGTCAGAATGTGGTGGAGCGACTGGACTACAGCCTGAAGAATGGCCTGGtgcaccaccaacagcagcagcagcaacagcagcagcaggagatgttgcagcagcagcagcagcatcaggcacatcaagagcagcagcagcaacaacaacaacagcagcaacagcatcaccatcagcagcagcagcatcatctaAAGTCCAGCTACAGTGCGCCAAGCTCTCCGCCAACGCCACacgagcagcaggagcaaaaG TACGATCCCAATAGATCGCCTCCACGGCCGCTcatgagcagcggcagcaatgcCTCGTCGCCAGAAGATGATCGCCGAGGCAGCGGCGGAGGACCtggaggtggtggaggaggagacgGGGACCAGTCAAAGCCATACAAATGCGCCTCGTGCAGCAAATCCTTTGCCAACTCCTCGTATCTGTCGCAGCACACGCGCATCCATTTGGGGATCAAACCCTACCGCTGCGAGATCTGCCAGCGAAAGTTTACGCAACTGTCGCACCTGCAGCAGCACATCAGGACGCACACGGGGGACAAACCGTACAAATGCCGGCATGCCGGCTGTCCCAAGGCCTTCTCGCAGCTCTCGAACCTCCAGTCGCACTCGCGATGCCATCAAACGGATAAACCCTTCAAATGCAACTCCTGCTACAAATGTTTTGCCGATGAGATGACGCTGTTGGAGCACATACCCAAGCACAAGGACTCCAAGCACCTGAAGACGCACATTTGCAATCTGTGTGGGAAATCCTACACGCAGGAGACGTACCTACAGAAGCATCTGCAAAAGCATGCAGAGAAGGCggaaaaacagcagcaacggcacTCCAGTCAGGTGGCTGCAGTGCAGCAGCATGTGCCATCGGGGGGAATTGGTTTGAATCTGCAGCGCCAGGCGATGAATGATGTGAATGCTGCCTACTGGGCCAAGATGGGCGCAGACAGTGCGGCTGCATCGCTGGCAGAGGCcatacagcagcagctgccccagACCAATGGCCAGACGTACGCGAATTTTGCCACGctccagcagcatcagcagcaacaacagcaacagcagcaggatatgctgcagcagcaccaccagcggCTGGCGGACACACCCGGCCACTCGCACAGTCCGCATGAAGACCCCGCCGGCGAGGATCTCGTCCTGCGGCAGACGACACCACAGCATcacctgcaacagcaacaacagcagcagcagccctcgCCTGGGCCTGGATCCTCGGCTTTTACTCCACTGAGCGCCACCGTGCCGCCCTCACATCTTCAGCAGCATCGTGGGGCACCAGCGGCCACCGCGGCCTACCTCTACCAGCAGAatgcggcagcggcggccgctgCCTTTCCCACGCAGCTGATTTCTCTGCATCAAATACGAAACTATGCGCACCAGCCAGGGGCAGCGGGTCTCATCGCTGGCGATCATCTAACCCTGGGTCTGAGCGCCGTCCAGGCGGCCAAGGAGAAGGCCCAATAG
- the LOC4803238 gene encoding uncharacterized protein, which yields MLTECKDELPNPHKGCLREMLNTLIISDNDVKRLNTQLRNVQLEMKAEMDKIEKAKCVGDEKSTKPKVCVSEEDLTQFAERIVNLDELKLHYTKKSEELRRRRDNIMVYARQCLNAYNEEKCKFKSFQENTVDYIKRTATLSQDREVIQKCENDICQMNKRFVREVAHLKRCEGELQAFFKLLKDSDPKAYCECCCFKDYDWLPQGKNLEVVDTIAAEIKEKMGHVLVRAFAQLHLHEPQDPRAFIAAYLMNLDRSEQEMKEKHDIFQEATEICIKELPDPIFHCENTCPPQEKPI from the coding sequence ATGCTAACAGAATGCAAAGATGAGCTGCCCAATCCTCACAAGGGATGCCTGCGGGAGATGCTCAACACCCTGATCATCAGCGACAATGATGTGAAGCGCCTCAATACGCAGCTGCGCAACGTGCAACTGGAGATGAAGGCCGAAATGGACAAGATCGAAAAGGCCAAGTGCGTCGGAGATGAGAAGTCAACGAAGCCAAAGGTCTGCGTCAGTGAGGAGGATCTCACACAGTTTGCCGAACGCATCGTCAATCTGGATGAACTGAAGCTGCACTACACAAAGAAAAGCGAGGAGCTGCGCCGCCGTCGGGACAATATAATGGTCTATGCCCGACAGTGCCTGAACGCCTACAACGAGGAGAAGTGCAAATTCAAGTCCTTCCAGGAGAACACCGTGGACTACATTAAACGAACGGCTACTCTCTCGCAGGACCGTGAGGTGATCCAGAAATGCGAGAATGACATTTGCCAGATGAACAAACGCTTTGTTCGAGAGGTGGCCCATCTGAAACGCTGCGAGGGAGAGCTGCAGGCGTTCTTTAAGCTGCTCAAGGACTCGGATCCCAAGGCCTATTgcgagtgctgctgcttcaaGGACTACGACTGGCTGCCGCAGGGCAAGAACCTGGAGGTGGTGGACACCATAGCCGCGGAGATCAAGGAGAAGATGGGCCACGTGCTGGTGCGTGCCTTTGCCCAGCTGCATTTGCATGAGCCGCAGGATCCGCGGGCCTTCATTGCCGCCTATCTGATGAATCTCGATCGCAGCGAGCAGGAGATGAAGGAGAAGCACGACATATTCCAGGAGGCCACAGAGATCTGCATCAAGGAGCTGCCCGATCCCATATTCCATTGCGAGAACACATGTCCGCCGCAAGAGAAACCCATTTGA
- the LOC4803239 gene encoding BRCA1-associated protein, which yields MLLLLENRISVQMDYLPENISLCVIKIEIDLEPNAEQEGAVSAEHPTNPRVQKERERDRGLRQSRDITIETYTNQRWIKELSEGENSIEGDTKKMNWATTLQHVNSPTAGSSRETTPRSGDESQSGNVQANSNFPLEIGYFSGNPIVEVTKGLIHLYKKNERKATKEAPSNQLCLLAVPATLNCHDLLNFIAPCHAEIKHVQIVRDGSPNQFMVLLEFRSNESALEFYKSYNGIAYNSLEPDSLCHAVWVSAVERSDHGLPPVGHTELPTCPVCLERMDESVDGVLTILCNHAFHASCLMKWGDSTCPVCRHVQTPELMEDSVCMECEGTDSLWICLICGHVGCGRYQGGHAAAHYRATNHTFAMQLGTSSVWDYAGDNFVHRLFQNKSDGKLVASQTGKDEREEKIDSMQMEFTYLLTSQLDTQRKYYEERMERLEEEWMNFKVNASEAKSEVTDLLHVQQSMHKEKQNLERKLVQHTSKLKEVQKQLNEERELSKALQDNQSSWLVKYNALEQQYTEFKAKHDAEVTDLKEQLRDVMFFLDTQGKMANSELAGASITGLGEKEPDTSTRRNNRRKK from the exons atgctgctgctgctggaaaacCGAATATCCGTTCAAATGGATTATTTGCCCG AAAACATTTCCCTGTGTGTCatcaaaatcgaaatcgaTTTGGAGCCAAACGCAG AACAAGAAGGCGCCGTATCAGCAGAGCATCCAACCAATCCGCGGGTTCAAAAGGAGCGCGAGCGGGACCGTGGACTGCGACAGTCCCGCGATATAACCATTGAAACGTACACGAATCAGCGTTGGATAAAGGAGCTCTCAGAGGGCGAAAATAGTATTGAAGGTGACACAAAGAAGATGAACTGGGCCACCACGCTGCAGCATGTAAACAGCCCCACGGCTGGGAGCTCGCGGGAGACGACGCCACGCAGCGGCGATGAGTCACAGTCTGGTAACGTGCAGGCAAACTCGAACTTTCCACTGGAGATTGGTTACTTTTCTGGCAATCCCATTGTGGAAGTCACCAAGGGACTTATTCATCTATACAAGAAGAA TGAACGCAAGGCCACCAAGGAGGCCCCATCCAATCAACTCTGCCTGCTGGCCGTGCCAGCCACTCTCAACTGCCATGATCTACTCAATTTTATAGCTCCCTGCCATGCGGAAATCAAGCATGTCCAGATTGTACGCGACGGCAGTCCCAATCAGTTTATGGTGCTCCTAGA ATTTCGCTCGAATGAGTCGGCCTTGGAGTTTTACAAGTCCTACAATGGCATTGCCTACAACTCACTGGAGCCCGACTCCCTGTGCCATGCCGTTTGGGTATCTGCTGTGGAGCGTAGCGACCACGGACTACCGCCCGTGGGGCACACAGAACTGCCCACCTGCCCCGTCTGCTTGGAGCGCATGGACGAGAGCGTGGATGGCGTTCTCACCATTCTCTGTAATCATGCTTTCCATGCCAGCTGCCTGATGAAATGGGGCGACTCCACCTGCCCCGTCTGCCGCCATGTGCAGACGCCCGAGCTGATGGAAGACTCTGTTTGCATGGAGTGCGAGGGAACAGATTCGCTGTGGATTTGCCTGATCTGCGGCCATGTCGGTTGCGGTCGGTATCAGGGTGGACATGCTGCCGCCCACTACAGAGCCACCAATCACACCTTTGCCATGCAACTGGGAACCTCCAGTGTGTGGGATTACGCAGGCGATAATTTCGTCCACCGTCTGTTCCAAAACAAATCCGACGGCAAGCTGGTGGCCTCGCAGACCGGAAAGGATGAACGCGAGGAAAAGATCGACTCCATGCAGATGGAGTTCACCTATTTGCTGACCTCGCAGCTGGACACACAGCGCAAGTACTACGAGGAGCGAATGGAACGTCTCGAAGAGGAGTGGATGAACTTTAAGGTGAATGCCAGCGAGGCCAAGTCAGAGGTGACGGATCTGCTGCACGTCCAACAGTCCATGCACAAGGAGAAACAGAATCTAGAGCGCAAACTAGTACAGCATACATCCAA ACTAAAAGAAGTCCAAAAGCAGCTAAATGAAGAGCGTGAGCTATCCAAGGCCTTGCAGGACAATCAAAGCTCCTGGCTGGTCAAATACAATGCCCTGGAGCAGCAGTACACGGAATTCAAAGCCAAACATGATGCGGAAGTCACCGATCTCAAGGAGCAGCTGCGCGATGTCATGTTCTTTCTGGACACCCAAGGAAAGATGGCCAACTCGGAGCTGGCCGGAGCCTCAATCACTGGCCTGGGCGAAAAGGAGCCCGATACCAGCACGCGGCGCAACAATCGTCGCAAGAAATAG